A single window of Thalassomonas viridans DNA harbors:
- a CDS encoding S1/P1 nuclease, which translates to MLKKILPLLVPVLLLTGTFKAFALGKMGHQLVCQLSYEHLTPASREKIDTLLAALPREHKDKIAAYAGTPENTENTSFADACLWADAIKKDSEFDAFKPWHYLNIDRDTQVITENACRDNCVPQAILFHQQQLSKGSDEWQKQQALMFLGHWLGDIHQPLHISFASDLGGNRSEITSTLGKCSNLHWLWDDCLLTYPANTAESLRAHHKQLLAQLSSQWQKAPVDKWQQTGVWQWASESLAITRQPDVGYCRLNEDQECKSYGSCKVNIAGNYQEKFAPVLHQRILQAAVRLSGLLEQAL; encoded by the coding sequence ATGCTAAAAAAAATTCTGCCGTTGCTGGTGCCCGTCTTACTCTTAACCGGCACATTTAAGGCTTTTGCCCTGGGAAAAATGGGCCATCAGCTGGTATGCCAGCTCAGTTATGAACATCTCACCCCGGCCAGCCGCGAAAAAATCGACACCCTGCTCGCAGCCCTACCCCGGGAGCATAAAGATAAAATCGCCGCCTATGCGGGCACACCGGAAAACACGGAAAATACCAGTTTCGCCGATGCCTGTTTATGGGCGGATGCCATCAAAAAAGACAGCGAATTTGATGCCTTTAAACCCTGGCATTACCTCAATATCGACCGGGATACCCAGGTAATCACCGAAAATGCCTGCCGGGATAACTGCGTACCGCAAGCCATCCTGTTCCACCAACAACAGTTGTCCAAAGGCAGCGACGAGTGGCAAAAACAGCAGGCGCTGATGTTTCTGGGGCATTGGCTCGGGGATATTCACCAGCCCCTGCATATCAGCTTTGCCAGCGATCTCGGCGGCAACCGCAGCGAAATCACCTCCACCCTGGGAAAATGCAGCAACCTGCACTGGTTATGGGACGATTGTTTACTGACTTATCCGGCAAACACCGCGGAAAGCTTACGCGCTCACCATAAGCAGCTGCTGGCACAACTCAGCTCCCAGTGGCAAAAGGCTCCCGTAGATAAATGGCAGCAAACAGGTGTCTGGCAATGGGCCAGTGAATCACTGGCGATCACGCGCCAGCCGGATGTCGGTTATTGCCGCCTAAACGAAGATCAGGAATGTAAAAGTTACGGCAGCTGCAAGGTCAATATTGCCGGAAACTACCAGGAAAAATTTGCCCCGGTACTGCACCAGCGCATTCTGCAGGCCGCAGTGCGCCTGAGCGGTCTGCTGGAGCAGGCATTATAA
- the pepN gene encoding aminopeptidase N, with amino-acid sequence MKLGISTLVALSLTLTACASKDDSAGESLPYTPRAQASYLTEHQAALRSARVSNVDYVLDFNLGTEESFSAVSRVDFDLSDVSSPLTLDLNEARVTKLVVNGKTVEADYNQWFITLSEQDLRLGRNSVSVSFERKHSTDGEGLHRFKDPVDGKVYLYSHFEPAAAQQMFALFDQPDLKANFEMRVLAPNDWQVFTAMRESRVEQVGEKKRWHFNTTLRLSPYNFSLHAGPYREWRDNSGKYPLRLFARQSVAKQVNPEDWFTYTHQGIAFFEDYYGIDYPFRKYDQVLVPDFLYGAMENAAAITFSEGSFLTNGEMSHSQKENLARVIMHEMAHQWFGNLVTMKWWNGLWLNESFAAFMATLATAEATEFTDVWRSFYAGGKQSAYREDQRVTTHPIEVPIATSDNAFDNIDAITYSKGASALKQLGHLLGEETFRRGIHNYLAKNAYQNAELDDFINALAKAADRNLDQWKQDWLYQAGVNTIRADYQCRQGKITAFALRQSAPEDLPTLREQRVQLGLFTSDNKQLKLSDKLAVTYKGAVTQVDELIGRRCPELVYPNYQDWGFVKVNLDERSFNTAKQQLNQVTDPLLRSMLWQSLWDSVHDGQLPLTDYLEIALLNIEQESDYTILGQVLSQVRQGKNYLNSIYGPESSRVKAVGEQLEQLSWRAALANTGDRNKLRRWFHYYRVFASSPRALDNLLSLLQGKTAVDNLEISQDMRWQIISQLSRFGHGQAAELIEQELARDNSDTGQKSAIYARVIVPDAKVKASWLEKIQSGNSDLPFSKLRTAMNALYPGEQNQLAELTAQQRLATLAEMDKNNNPVFMRSYAALLIPMTCTDASVKRLDAAIENAAALSAGTQRRLLVARQEDQRCLTIKNKML; translated from the coding sequence TTGAAACTTGGCATTTCCACATTAGTAGCATTAAGCCTGACCTTAACGGCGTGTGCATCAAAGGATGATTCAGCCGGGGAAAGCTTGCCTTACACACCGCGGGCACAAGCAAGTTATTTAACCGAACACCAGGCGGCACTGAGATCCGCCCGGGTCTCGAATGTCGATTATGTCCTGGACTTTAACCTCGGCACGGAAGAAAGCTTTTCTGCGGTTTCCCGGGTTGATTTTGATTTAAGCGATGTTTCATCGCCGTTAACCCTGGATTTAAACGAAGCCAGGGTCACTAAGCTGGTGGTGAATGGCAAAACAGTCGAGGCCGACTACAACCAGTGGTTTATCACCCTGAGCGAGCAGGATTTAAGGCTTGGCCGCAACTCTGTCAGTGTCAGCTTCGAGCGCAAGCACAGCACAGACGGCGAGGGCCTGCACAGGTTTAAAGATCCGGTAGACGGCAAGGTTTACCTCTATTCCCATTTTGAACCGGCGGCTGCCCAGCAGATGTTTGCCCTGTTTGATCAGCCGGACTTAAAAGCCAATTTCGAAATGCGGGTGCTGGCTCCTAATGACTGGCAGGTATTTACCGCCATGCGGGAAAGTCGCGTAGAACAGGTGGGGGAGAAAAAACGCTGGCATTTCAACACCACTTTGCGCCTGAGCCCGTATAACTTTTCCCTGCATGCCGGACCGTACCGGGAATGGCGGGATAACAGCGGCAAGTATCCGCTCAGACTATTTGCCCGCCAGTCTGTGGCCAAACAGGTTAATCCCGAAGACTGGTTTACCTATACCCACCAGGGCATAGCTTTTTTTGAGGACTATTACGGTATCGACTATCCGTTCCGCAAATATGATCAGGTGTTGGTGCCGGACTTTCTCTATGGCGCCATGGAAAATGCCGCCGCCATCACCTTCTCCGAGGGCAGCTTTTTAACTAACGGTGAAATGAGCCACAGCCAGAAGGAAAACCTTGCCCGGGTGATCATGCACGAAATGGCGCACCAGTGGTTCGGTAACCTGGTGACCATGAAATGGTGGAACGGCCTGTGGTTAAATGAAAGTTTTGCTGCCTTTATGGCGACTCTGGCGACCGCGGAAGCCACCGAATTTACCGATGTCTGGCGCTCTTTTTATGCCGGGGGCAAACAATCGGCGTACCGGGAAGACCAGAGGGTGACCACACACCCCATCGAAGTGCCGATAGCCACCAGCGACAACGCTTTTGACAATATCGACGCCATCACCTATTCAAAAGGGGCCTCGGCGTTAAAGCAGCTGGGTCACCTGCTCGGTGAAGAAACCTTCAGGCGCGGCATACATAATTATTTGGCGAAAAACGCCTATCAAAATGCCGAGCTGGACGATTTTATCAATGCCCTGGCCAAGGCTGCAGACAGAAACCTCGACCAGTGGAAACAGGACTGGCTCTATCAGGCGGGGGTGAATACCATACGTGCCGACTACCAGTGCCGACAGGGAAAAATCACGGCTTTTGCATTACGGCAATCGGCGCCGGAAGACCTGCCCACCCTGAGGGAGCAAAGGGTACAGCTGGGGCTGTTCACCAGTGATAATAAGCAGTTAAAACTCAGCGATAAGCTGGCGGTTACCTATAAAGGGGCCGTGACTCAGGTGGACGAATTGATCGGCCGCCGGTGTCCCGAGCTGGTGTATCCGAATTACCAGGACTGGGGCTTTGTTAAGGTGAATCTGGATGAAAGATCCTTTAATACCGCGAAACAGCAACTCAATCAGGTGACAGATCCCCTGCTGCGCTCCATGTTATGGCAAAGCCTCTGGGACAGTGTCCACGACGGCCAGCTGCCGTTAACCGACTATCTGGAAATTGCCCTGTTAAATATCGAGCAGGAGTCGGATTACACCATCTTAGGCCAGGTATTGTCGCAAGTCCGCCAGGGGAAAAATTACCTCAACAGTATTTACGGCCCTGAAAGTAGCCGGGTGAAAGCCGTCGGTGAACAGCTGGAGCAACTGAGCTGGCGGGCGGCTTTAGCCAACACAGGCGATCGCAACAAACTCAGACGCTGGTTCCATTATTACCGGGTGTTTGCCAGCTCTCCCCGGGCACTGGATAACTTGCTAAGCCTGCTGCAGGGAAAAACCGCCGTGGACAACCTGGAGATCAGCCAGGATATGCGCTGGCAGATCATCAGCCAGTTAAGCCGCTTCGGTCACGGGCAGGCGGCCGAGTTAATCGAGCAGGAACTGGCCCGGGATAACTCAGATACCGGACAAAAATCGGCAATTTATGCCCGGGTGATAGTGCCGGATGCCAAAGTGAAGGCGTCCTGGCTGGAAAAAATCCAGTCCGGCAACAGCGATCTGCCGTTTTCCAAGCTGCGCACCGCCATGAATGCCCTGTATCCTGGGGAGCAGAACCAGTTGGCAGAGCTGACGGCGCAGCAAAGGCTGGCCACCCTGGCCGAGATGGATAAAAACAACAACCCGGTGTTTATGCGCAGCTATGCCGCGCTGTTGATTCCCATGACCTGCACCGATGCCAGCGTCAAGCGTCTCGATGCCGCCATTGAGAATGCCGCCGCTTTATCCGCCGGCACCCAGAGAAGGCTGCTGGTGGCACGTCAGGAAGATCAGCGTTGTTTAACGATAAAGAATAAGATGTTGTAG
- a CDS encoding LysR substrate-binding domain-containing protein gives MRISRKVTLSQIEAFCILAKTRSFKKSAESLSITQPSLINKISSLEEVYNTKLFVRSRENNRLTPLGESLLPLFKAALNQVKDAEFMLMASDKMQYGEVHLAAVSPYLISEVLKCLHRKCPNIKVKVTYSSSEVIKAMLLRGDVDAGFFVQNDKLLGYQVIPHFKYRIQAIVPKDHPLSVEKKIDISAFAGQKIIVRESGSLTRQQLEKAANENNIKLDIAYELGSREAVRDAVGHSMGISVVANHEHVEHKNIHTVAINEASFEIQSHLVISNERLSSPFIKLLMEVVSL, from the coding sequence ATGAGAATATCCCGCAAGGTAACACTTTCTCAAATTGAAGCTTTTTGTATTTTGGCTAAGACAAGAAGCTTTAAAAAAAGCGCTGAAAGCCTGAGTATTACCCAGCCTTCATTAATCAATAAAATATCTTCGCTGGAAGAAGTATACAATACCAAACTTTTTGTCCGCTCAAGAGAAAACAACAGGCTCACGCCACTTGGAGAGTCTTTACTTCCCCTCTTTAAAGCGGCGCTAAACCAGGTAAAAGATGCTGAGTTTATGTTGATGGCATCCGATAAAATGCAATATGGAGAAGTCCACCTTGCCGCTGTAAGCCCCTATCTGATATCCGAAGTTTTAAAATGCTTGCATAGGAAGTGTCCAAACATAAAGGTCAAAGTTACCTACTCTTCATCCGAGGTCATTAAAGCCATGTTGCTGCGCGGCGATGTGGACGCGGGGTTCTTTGTGCAAAATGATAAGTTACTGGGATACCAGGTAATACCGCACTTCAAGTACCGGATACAAGCGATCGTCCCCAAAGATCACCCCCTTTCGGTCGAGAAGAAAATAGACATTTCTGCATTTGCGGGCCAGAAAATCATTGTCAGGGAAAGCGGCTCGCTAACAAGACAGCAATTAGAAAAAGCGGCAAATGAAAATAACATTAAATTAGATATTGCCTATGAACTGGGAAGCAGGGAAGCCGTAAGGGATGCCGTCGGGCACAGCATGGGAATTTCAGTGGTCGCCAATCATGAGCATGTTGAACATAAAAATATACATACTGTTGCGATCAATGAAGCTTCGTTTGAAATTCAAAGTCATTTGGTTATATCAAATGAGCGTTTATCTTCCCCCTTTATCAAACTGTTAATGGAAGTCGTGAGCTTGTAA
- a CDS encoding DUF5690 family protein, whose protein sequence is MQKVVNKLAGTALTLYILVFSFITYFSMYGLRKPFSATTYANIDGWTSDIDLKVLLVVSQVLGYTISKFIGIKVITELNRQYRLQAIIALVTIALAALLLLPLVPLKYKFIALFINGLPLGMIWGIVISFVEGRKTSEFLGAALTVSFIVASGFVKSVGSYLIQELSVPEFWMPFYTGLLFYPLLIISAYMLSMSPPPTKEDEALRVHRDTMSGKMKRTFFKKWQLGLICLIIVQILLTALRDIRGNYEAEIWQELGFGDQPEIFATLGLKVGLFLAVILSCFSMIKNNRSAFIGYHWLIMTGCLLMVVVTLGFHLHAIDPQTWMLLLTIGLFTAYVPFSSVLFDRMVAATGSIGTATFGIYLCDAFGYLGSVVLTFIRYLGDIRLSWVEFLQQMVMLLSIGSVGLMLVSAIFFARKLPKFDKQAFAVKPLSSSNTGKRLAG, encoded by the coding sequence ATGCAAAAGGTAGTCAATAAATTAGCCGGGACTGCGCTCACGCTATACATATTAGTTTTTTCCTTTATTACATACTTTTCTATGTATGGTTTGAGAAAACCTTTCTCGGCTACAACATATGCAAATATTGATGGATGGACATCTGATATCGATCTTAAGGTGCTGCTGGTCGTATCCCAAGTGTTAGGTTATACCATCTCAAAATTCATTGGTATCAAGGTTATCACTGAATTAAACAGACAATATCGCCTGCAAGCAATCATTGCCTTAGTAACAATTGCGCTTGCCGCCCTGCTCCTGCTGCCATTGGTTCCATTAAAGTACAAATTCATAGCTCTCTTCATCAATGGCCTGCCGCTCGGTATGATCTGGGGAATTGTCATCAGTTTCGTTGAAGGGAGAAAAACATCAGAGTTTCTGGGAGCTGCGTTAACCGTCAGTTTTATTGTCGCCTCCGGATTTGTTAAGTCTGTAGGCAGCTACCTCATTCAAGAACTTTCCGTACCCGAGTTTTGGATGCCATTTTATACGGGACTACTTTTTTACCCCCTATTGATTATCTCGGCATACATGTTATCCATGTCGCCCCCCCCAACAAAGGAAGATGAAGCATTACGTGTCCATCGAGACACTATGTCCGGAAAGATGAAACGCACATTTTTTAAAAAATGGCAGCTGGGCTTGATTTGCCTGATAATCGTTCAGATCTTGCTTACCGCCCTGCGCGATATACGCGGTAACTATGAGGCAGAAATTTGGCAGGAACTGGGCTTTGGCGACCAGCCGGAGATCTTCGCAACATTAGGTTTAAAAGTAGGCCTGTTTCTGGCTGTCATCTTGTCATGTTTTAGCATGATCAAAAACAACCGTAGTGCGTTTATCGGCTATCACTGGTTAATCATGACAGGATGTTTACTTATGGTTGTTGTAACCTTAGGTTTCCACTTGCACGCGATCGACCCCCAAACTTGGATGCTGTTGTTGACCATTGGATTATTCACGGCATATGTTCCATTTAGTTCCGTGCTATTTGATCGTATGGTGGCAGCAACAGGCTCGATAGGCACGGCAACTTTCGGTATCTATCTTTGCGACGCCTTTGGTTATCTAGGTAGTGTTGTGCTTACCTTTATTCGCTACCTGGGGGATATCAGGCTGTCCTGGGTTGAGTTTCTCCAGCAGATGGTAATGCTCCTGTCTATAGGTTCAGTAGGGTTAATGCTGGTATCTGCAATATTTTTTGCCCGTAAGTTACCAAAATTTGATAAGCAAGCTTTTGCAGTGAAGCCGCTTTCATCATCAAATACCGGCAAAAGGCTGGCCGGGTAA
- the phnX gene encoding phosphonoacetaldehyde hydrolase, protein MQNILIEALILDWAGTVVDYGSVAPTSIFVEAFKKAYNFEISMDEARVPMGMGKWDHIRALGKLPSVRGRWLEQFGHAMTNEQIDEIYNTFMPLQKAKVAERAQPIPDVMPVLNSLKNQGIKLGSCSGYPREVMEVLVPAAAAYGYKPDCYVCSDDLAARSRPGPWMALQNVIELGIKSVFNCVKVDDSTPGIEEGINAGMWTVGLALTGNAVGTTQEEWQALSGNEQQALRSKAVEELTCAGAHFVIDSLAMIEPVLQEINNRLIAGERP, encoded by the coding sequence ATGCAAAACATACTAATCGAAGCACTCATTTTGGATTGGGCGGGTACAGTCGTAGATTACGGCTCTGTAGCTCCTACCAGTATCTTTGTTGAAGCTTTTAAAAAAGCATACAACTTTGAAATAAGCATGGATGAAGCTCGCGTACCTATGGGTATGGGGAAATGGGATCATATTCGGGCGCTAGGCAAGCTTCCTTCCGTTCGGGGCCGTTGGTTAGAACAATTCGGCCATGCGATGACAAATGAGCAAATCGACGAGATTTACAATACCTTTATGCCCTTGCAAAAAGCTAAAGTTGCAGAACGTGCCCAACCAATTCCTGATGTTATGCCGGTATTAAACAGCCTTAAAAACCAGGGAATTAAACTTGGTAGCTGCTCCGGCTATCCAAGGGAAGTGATGGAAGTGCTGGTACCGGCAGCTGCTGCCTATGGCTACAAACCAGATTGTTATGTATGCAGTGATGACCTGGCTGCCAGGTCTCGTCCCGGTCCCTGGATGGCGCTACAAAACGTAATAGAACTGGGCATAAAATCCGTATTTAACTGCGTAAAGGTCGATGATTCAACCCCGGGTATTGAAGAAGGGATAAATGCCGGCATGTGGACGGTTGGCCTTGCATTGACGGGAAACGCAGTAGGAACAACGCAGGAAGAATGGCAAGCCTTGTCGGGTAATGAGCAACAGGCATTGCGCTCAAAGGCCGTTGAAGAACTTACCTGCGCCGGGGCACACTTTGTCATTGACAGTTTAGCCATGATCGAGCCTGTACTTCAGGAAATAAATAATCGCCTTATTGCCGGTGAACGGCCTTAA
- a CDS encoding TonB-dependent receptor: protein MTKLKPVALAMAIPLSLNAFAQSAVVTGTIKDKANLLPGATVKVLDTGIKTTTDYKGEFEILKLPAGTYQLEVEYLSYKKQIIDIEVSENERKTLGSVVLNADNNTMEEIVVLGQILRGEMAASNIQKSSNKIINVISSDGIGKLPDRNAAEAVQRIPGVSIERDQGEGRFVAVRGLPAQWSSSTVNGSRLPTAEQETSHRGTAFDFFPSEMIEFVEVTKAITPDMEGDAIGGNVNFITRTAPAEQTFKISGAIGHHEQAGGSDNSLNLLYGDRSADDKFGYILNASYWKRNWATDNYEPRRGSDGLGVRRLELRDYTGERHTYGFNGGLEYLLEEGKIYASALYGTLKDDETHYKHRLRFDKDRIEVQHIYNEMITEMTGFELGGEHYFGYDTTLEWKAAHFDNEFRYDNSPNSEDNAYFIAQFHQSDVGFIGLENRVGSNYAYNKVDGGTDLWNKFSSHLPEGFEMDPSQAKLAEIVLYKGYINEKDNIIFSMDLTHQLTESTELKFGVKYRDKERISTFSDEHYNWDQNAGDVPLLSDFSLSDQPGRSGFLSQLNGDWHKQFTRVASINDVVSFWNRNRDNLVLNKESSALIENGGALGRHFNVFEKHTSAYGMATYTPDSEWTILGGLRLTQTDTKVEGFKFEVDVNGNESVSDTTGKKDYLSVLPSLHVKYSPSENINYRLALTRTFARPDFGFISPGSTYREADFELEAGNPKVNPTYSNNIDLMVEYYFEDAGIVSAGLFYKDISDPIFQNSSLVTYNGTEGVRKFTPANGDNASLYGLEIAYNRSFGFISSAMDNFGIQTNVTLMDSDMTIPGRKGKVSIPRQADMLYNIALYYDDANLSARIALNHKDEYIEEHGNEPTFDSYYGEYTSLDFSASYYLNDNAMVFIELNNLTDEPLYYFLGNDQRPLQLEYYGRKGMLGFNYSF, encoded by the coding sequence ATGACAAAACTTAAACCAGTGGCCTTAGCAATGGCGATACCACTTTCGCTAAATGCCTTTGCTCAGTCGGCGGTCGTAACCGGCACAATTAAAGACAAGGCCAACCTGTTGCCCGGTGCTACAGTAAAAGTTCTGGATACTGGCATTAAAACAACCACAGACTACAAAGGTGAGTTTGAAATATTAAAACTCCCGGCAGGCACATACCAGCTTGAAGTCGAATACTTAAGTTATAAAAAGCAAATCATTGATATTGAAGTCTCTGAAAACGAACGTAAAACACTCGGTTCGGTTGTATTAAACGCAGACAACAATACGATGGAAGAGATTGTTGTTTTAGGCCAGATATTACGCGGCGAAATGGCAGCTTCAAACATTCAAAAGAGTTCAAATAAAATTATCAATGTCATTTCTTCCGACGGGATCGGCAAGTTGCCAGACCGGAACGCGGCCGAAGCAGTACAACGTATTCCCGGGGTTTCTATAGAGCGGGATCAGGGCGAAGGTCGTTTTGTTGCAGTGAGAGGTTTACCTGCTCAATGGAGCAGTTCAACCGTTAATGGCAGCAGGCTGCCAACAGCGGAACAGGAAACATCCCACAGAGGAACGGCATTCGACTTTTTCCCTTCAGAAATGATTGAATTTGTGGAAGTTACCAAAGCCATTACTCCAGATATGGAAGGCGACGCAATTGGCGGTAACGTTAATTTTATCACGCGCACGGCACCTGCAGAGCAGACATTCAAAATTAGTGGCGCAATAGGTCACCATGAACAAGCAGGCGGCAGCGATAACTCTTTAAACCTTCTTTATGGTGACCGCAGTGCCGATGACAAATTCGGTTATATCCTGAACGCAAGTTACTGGAAACGGAATTGGGCAACAGACAATTACGAACCTCGCAGGGGATCTGATGGTTTAGGTGTCCGCCGCCTTGAATTACGGGACTATACCGGTGAACGTCACACTTACGGTTTTAACGGTGGGCTTGAGTACCTGTTGGAAGAGGGAAAGATCTATGCCAGCGCACTTTACGGAACACTAAAAGATGATGAAACTCACTACAAGCATCGTTTACGCTTTGATAAAGACCGAATCGAGGTTCAGCACATCTATAATGAAATGATCACTGAAATGACCGGCTTTGAACTGGGCGGTGAACACTATTTTGGTTACGACACAACGCTTGAATGGAAAGCAGCCCACTTCGATAATGAATTCAGATACGATAATTCCCCCAACTCCGAAGATAATGCCTACTTTATTGCACAGTTCCATCAAAGCGATGTCGGCTTTATCGGCTTGGAAAATCGTGTTGGCAGCAATTACGCTTACAATAAAGTCGACGGCGGTACAGACCTTTGGAACAAGTTCAGTAGCCACTTGCCGGAGGGGTTTGAAATGGACCCCAGCCAGGCGAAACTGGCCGAGATAGTGCTATACAAAGGTTACATCAATGAAAAAGACAATATCATTTTCAGCATGGACTTAACACACCAGCTAACTGAATCGACCGAGCTGAAATTCGGCGTCAAGTATCGTGATAAAGAACGCATTTCTACATTCTCCGACGAGCACTACAATTGGGATCAAAATGCCGGTGATGTTCCTTTATTATCCGATTTTAGCCTATCTGATCAACCGGGCCGAAGCGGTTTCCTGAGCCAGCTGAATGGCGACTGGCATAAGCAATTCACCCGGGTGGCTTCAATCAATGATGTCGTCAGCTTTTGGAACCGCAATCGCGACAACCTGGTTCTAAACAAAGAATCGTCAGCATTAATTGAAAATGGCGGAGCATTAGGCAGGCACTTTAATGTTTTTGAAAAGCATACCTCGGCTTACGGTATGGCTACCTATACGCCGGACAGTGAATGGACTATTCTTGGCGGTCTTCGCCTGACACAGACAGATACTAAGGTAGAGGGCTTTAAATTTGAAGTTGATGTAAACGGAAATGAAAGTGTCTCTGACACCACAGGTAAAAAAGATTACTTATCAGTTTTACCTTCACTGCACGTCAAATACAGCCCAAGTGAAAATATTAACTACCGCCTGGCTTTAACCCGTACCTTTGCCCGACCTGATTTCGGTTTTATTTCCCCCGGCTCTACCTACAGGGAAGCCGATTTCGAGCTGGAAGCGGGTAACCCCAAAGTCAATCCAACATATTCAAACAATATAGATTTAATGGTCGAGTATTACTTTGAAGACGCGGGTATAGTTTCAGCAGGCCTTTTTTATAAAGACATTTCAGATCCAATTTTCCAAAACTCGTCATTGGTCACCTATAACGGCACTGAAGGAGTTAGAAAGTTCACCCCTGCAAATGGCGACAATGCCTCGCTATACGGTTTGGAAATAGCTTACAACCGTTCATTCGGCTTCATTTCAAGCGCTATGGATAACTTTGGTATTCAAACCAATGTCACATTGATGGACTCGGATATGACTATCCCCGGACGTAAAGGCAAAGTCAGCATCCCCCGCCAGGCAGACATGTTATACAACATTGCACTTTATTACGATGACGCAAATCTATCAGCCCGTATTGCCCTGAACCATAAGGACGAGTACATCGAAGAACATGGTAATGAGCCAACATTTGACAGCTACTACGGTGAATATACCAGCCTCGACTTTTCGGCCTCATATTACCTCAATGACAATGCCATGGTGTTTATCGAATTAAACAACTTAACAGATGAACCGCTTTATTACTTCTTAGGTAATGATCAACGCCCGCTTCAGCTTGAATATTATGGACGAAAAGGCATGCTGGGGTTCAACTATAGTTTTTAG